From one Pseudomonas fluorescens genomic stretch:
- a CDS encoding HDOD domain-containing protein: MNKMAEMIQAHLLSAIDNDDLVLPTLPEVALSIREAAEDSEITVSTLSKVIGRDAALSARLIKVVNSPLLRAASEVTDLHTAITRLGINYSCNLAIGLVIEQIFHARSDVVEQKMRDIWAKSLEVAGISYELCLRFTQLKPDQAALAGLVHQIGALPILLYAEEHNELLSDPVSLNYVIEQIHPALGDKILSVWEFPEQLVHLPGLIQDLDRGTDKVDYVDIVQIAQVLSSNSKERPLAALPAYRHLGLPTGTELQASDLLNAKAMFR, translated from the coding sequence ATGAACAAGATGGCCGAGATGATCCAGGCCCACCTGCTGAGCGCCATCGACAACGATGACCTGGTGCTGCCGACCCTGCCGGAAGTGGCCTTGAGCATTCGCGAAGCCGCCGAAGACAGCGAGATCACTGTCAGCACCCTGAGCAAGGTGATCGGCCGCGATGCAGCGCTGTCGGCCCGCCTGATCAAGGTGGTCAACAGCCCCCTGCTGCGCGCCGCCAGCGAAGTCACCGACCTGCACACAGCCATCACCCGCCTGGGCATCAACTACAGCTGCAACCTGGCGATCGGCCTGGTGATCGAGCAGATCTTCCATGCCCGCTCCGATGTCGTTGAGCAAAAGATGCGTGATATCTGGGCGAAAAGCCTGGAAGTGGCGGGCATCAGCTATGAGCTGTGCTTGCGCTTCACTCAGCTCAAGCCGGACCAGGCAGCACTGGCCGGGCTGGTTCATCAGATTGGTGCGCTGCCGATCCTGCTGTATGCCGAAGAACACAACGAGCTGCTGTCCGACCCGGTCAGCCTGAACTACGTGATCGAGCAGATACACCCGGCATTGGGCGACAAGATCCTCAGCGTCTGGGAGTTCCCCGAGCAACTGGTGCACCTGCCCGGGCTGATCCAGGATCTGGACCGCGGCACCGACAAGGTCGACTACGTCGATATCGTGCAGATCGCCCAGGTGCTCAGCAGCAACAGCAAGGAACGGCCGCTGGCCGCCCTGCCCGCCTACCGCCACCTGGGCCTGCCCACCGGCACCGAACTGCAGGCCAGCGACCTGCTCAATGCCAAGGCGATGTTCCGTTAG
- the rpoE gene encoding RNA polymerase sigma factor RpoE, with amino-acid sequence MLTQEEDQQLVERVQRGDRRAFDLLVLKYQHKILGLIVRFVHDTHEAQDVAQEAFIKAYRALGNFRGDSAFYTWLYRIAINTAKNYLVSRGRRPPDSDVSSEDAEFYDGDHGLKDLESPERALLRDEIEGTVHRTIQQLPEDLRTALTLREFDGLSYEDIASVMQCPVGTVRSRIFRAREAIDKALQPLLQET; translated from the coding sequence ATGCTAACCCAGGAAGAGGATCAGCAGCTTGTCGAGCGCGTGCAGCGTGGCGACAGGCGAGCGTTCGATCTGTTGGTGCTGAAGTATCAGCACAAGATTCTCGGGTTGATCGTGCGTTTTGTACACGACACCCATGAAGCCCAGGATGTGGCGCAGGAAGCTTTCATCAAGGCTTACCGGGCGCTTGGTAATTTTCGCGGTGACAGCGCCTTTTATACCTGGCTGTACCGCATTGCCATCAACACGGCAAAAAACTATCTGGTGTCCCGCGGTCGGCGGCCACCGGACAGCGATGTAAGTTCCGAGGATGCGGAATTTTACGACGGCGATCACGGCCTCAAGGATCTGGAGTCCCCCGAGCGCGCGTTGTTGCGAGATGAGATCGAAGGCACCGTCCATCGGACCATCCAGCAACTGCCAGAAGATTTACGTACGGCGTTAACTTTACGTGAATTCGATGGTCTGAGTTACGAGGACATTGCGAGCGTCATGCAGTGTCCGGTGGGTACCGTGCGCTCTCGAATCTTCCGCGCTCGGGAGGCCATAGACAAAGCCCTGCAGCCGTTGTTGCAGGAAACCTGA
- a CDS encoding YgfZ/GcvT domain-containing protein, which yields MADSAFFCTLSHEGVLAVRGSDAGKFLQGQLTCNISYLNEHTASLGARCMVKGRMQSSFRILPEGDGYLLAMTRELLEPQLADLKKYAVFSKAKLTDDSAAWVRFGLHNGDTALQALGLQVPAQTDAVTRHNGLIAIAVSAGRVELWVPAEQAPAVQGQLAAQLATAELNDWLLGQIRAGIGQVMLQTRELFIPQMINLQAVGGVSFKKGCYTGQEIVARMQYLGKLKRRQYRVALAESDLPEPGTEVFSPTHNSSVGEVVLAARSEQGSELLAVLTADAVQDNNLHLGSPEGPRLALLTLPYELDRDREIQR from the coding sequence ATGGCCGATTCCGCTTTTTTCTGCACACTTTCCCACGAAGGCGTTCTCGCCGTCCGCGGCTCGGACGCCGGCAAGTTCCTGCAAGGCCAGTTGACCTGCAACATCAGTTATCTCAACGAGCATACCGCCAGCCTCGGCGCCCGCTGCATGGTCAAGGGCCGCATGCAGTCGAGCTTTCGCATCCTCCCCGAGGGCGACGGCTACCTGCTGGCGATGACCCGCGAGCTGCTCGAGCCGCAACTGGCCGACCTGAAGAAGTACGCGGTGTTCTCCAAGGCCAAGCTGACCGACGACAGCGCCGCCTGGGTGCGCTTTGGCCTGCACAACGGTGACACCGCCCTGCAGGCCCTGGGCCTGCAAGTACCGGCGCAGACCGACGCGGTAACCCGTCACAACGGCCTGATCGCCATTGCCGTCTCGGCCGGGCGTGTGGAGTTGTGGGTTCCTGCCGAACAGGCCCCAGCGGTGCAAGGGCAACTGGCGGCACAGCTGGCCACGGCCGAGCTCAACGACTGGCTGCTCGGCCAGATCCGCGCCGGCATCGGCCAGGTCATGCTGCAAACCCGCGAGCTGTTCATCCCGCAGATGATCAACCTGCAGGCGGTCGGTGGCGTGAGCTTCAAGAAGGGCTGCTACACCGGCCAGGAAATCGTCGCGCGCATGCAGTACCTGGGTAAGCTCAAACGCCGCCAGTACCGCGTAGCCCTGGCCGAGAGCGACCTGCCGGAGCCTGGCACCGAAGTGTTCTCGCCCACGCACAATTCCTCTGTCGGTGAAGTGGTGCTGGCCGCCCGCAGCGAACAGGGCAGCGAACTGCTGGCCGTGCTGACCGCCGATGCCGTGCAAGACAACAACCTGCACCTGGGCAGCCCCGAAGGCCCGCGCCTGGCGCTGCTGACGCTTCCTTACGAGCTGGACCGTGATCGCGAAATCCAGCGCTGA
- the nadB gene encoding L-aspartate oxidase, whose translation MSQQFQHDVLVIGSGAAGLSLALTLPGHLRVAVLSKGDLANGSTFWAQGGVAAVLDDTDTVQSHVEDTLNAGGGLCHEDAVRFTVEHSREAIQWLIDQGVPFTRDEHAGDEESGFEFHLTREGGHSHRRIIHAADATGAAIFTTLLAQARLRPNIELLEQRVAVDLITERRLGQDGDRCLGAYVLDRNSGEVDTFGARFTVLATGGAAKVYLYTSNPDGACGDGIAMAWRAGCRVANLEFNQFHPTCLYHPQAKSFLITEALRGEGGLLKLPNGERFMPRFDPREELAPRDIVARAIDHEMKRLGVDCVYLDISHKPAEFIKSHFPTVYERCLTFGIDITRQPIPVVPAAHYTCGGVMVDEQGLTDVPSLYAIGETSFTGLHGANRMASNSLLECFVYGRSAANDIVARLDQVDMPQALPCWDASQVTDSDEDVIIAHNWDELRRFMWDYVGIVRTNKRLQRAEHRVRLLLDEIDEFYSNYKVSRDLIELRNLAQVAELMIRSAMQRKESRGLHYTLDYPGMLDEARDTILQPPTYAD comes from the coding sequence ATGAGCCAACAATTCCAACATGATGTTCTCGTGATCGGCAGCGGCGCCGCCGGCCTCAGCCTGGCCCTGACCCTCCCCGGTCACCTGCGCGTCGCCGTGCTCAGCAAGGGCGACCTCGCCAATGGCTCGACCTTCTGGGCCCAGGGCGGCGTGGCTGCGGTGCTGGACGACACCGACACGGTGCAATCCCACGTCGAAGACACCCTCAATGCCGGTGGCGGCCTGTGCCATGAAGACGCCGTGCGCTTCACTGTTGAGCATAGCCGTGAAGCGATCCAGTGGCTGATCGACCAAGGCGTACCGTTTACCCGCGACGAACACGCCGGTGATGAAGAAAGCGGCTTTGAGTTCCACCTGACCCGCGAAGGCGGCCACAGCCATCGGCGCATCATCCACGCCGCCGACGCCACGGGGGCGGCGATCTTTACCACTTTGCTGGCCCAAGCGCGGCTGCGCCCGAACATCGAGTTGCTGGAGCAGCGCGTGGCGGTCGACCTGATCACCGAGCGGCGCCTGGGCCAGGACGGCGATCGCTGCCTGGGAGCTTATGTCCTGGACCGCAATAGCGGCGAAGTCGACACCTTCGGCGCCCGCTTTACCGTGCTGGCGACCGGCGGCGCGGCCAAGGTCTACCTGTACACCAGCAACCCCGACGGCGCCTGCGGCGATGGCATTGCCATGGCCTGGCGCGCCGGTTGCCGGGTGGCCAACCTTGAGTTCAACCAGTTCCACCCGACTTGCCTGTACCACCCGCAGGCCAAGAGTTTTTTGATCACCGAAGCCCTGCGCGGCGAAGGCGGCCTGCTCAAGCTGCCCAATGGCGAGCGTTTCATGCCGCGCTTCGACCCACGTGAAGAACTGGCCCCGCGCGACATCGTCGCCCGCGCCATCGACCATGAAATGAAGCGCCTGGGGGTGGACTGCGTCTACCTGGACATCAGCCACAAGCCGGCCGAATTCATCAAAAGCCACTTCCCCACCGTTTACGAACGCTGCCTGACCTTCGGCATCGACATCACCCGCCAGCCGATCCCGGTGGTGCCGGCCGCCCACTACACCTGCGGTGGGGTCATGGTCGACGAGCAAGGCCTGACCGACGTGCCGAGCCTGTACGCCATCGGCGAAACCAGCTTTACCGGCCTGCACGGCGCCAATCGCATGGCCAGCAATTCGCTGCTCGAATGCTTCGTCTACGGCCGCTCGGCCGCCAACGATATCGTCGCCCGCCTCGACCAGGTCGACATGCCCCAGGCGCTGCCCTGCTGGGATGCCAGCCAAGTGACCGATTCGGACGAAGACGTGATCATCGCGCACAACTGGGACGAACTGCGGCGCTTCATGTGGGACTACGTGGGCATCGTGCGTACCAACAAGCGCCTGCAACGTGCCGAACATCGGGTGCGCCTGCTGCTCGATGAAATCGACGAGTTCTACAGCAACTACAAGGTCAGCCGCGACCTGATCGAATTGCGCAACCTGGCCCAGGTTGCCGAATTGATGATCCGCTCGGCCATGCAGCGCAAGGAAAGCCGCGGCCTGCACTACACCCTGGACTACCCAGGCATGCTCGATGAAGCCCGCGACACTATCCTGCAGCCACCCACCTACGCCGACTGA
- a CDS encoding RseA family anti-sigma factor — MSREALQESLSAVMDNEADELELRRVLNAVDDPETRATWSRYQVARAAMHKELVLPQLDIASAVSAALADEAAPAKVSRGPWRSLGRLAVAASVTVAVLAGVRLYNQDEISGAQLAAQQPAQQGLSLPQAQGPAVLAGYSESAEQPGPMANGVLQGQTGWHDQRLPGYLRQHAQEAALKGTESALPYARAASLENR, encoded by the coding sequence ATGAGTCGTGAAGCTTTGCAGGAATCGCTGTCCGCGGTGATGGATAACGAAGCGGACGAACTGGAATTACGTCGGGTATTGAACGCCGTCGATGATCCCGAAACCCGTGCCACCTGGTCGCGTTACCAGGTAGCTCGTGCAGCCATGCACAAGGAGCTGGTACTGCCACAGCTGGATATCGCTTCGGCCGTATCCGCCGCGCTGGCCGATGAAGCCGCTCCCGCCAAGGTCTCCCGTGGACCATGGCGCAGCCTGGGCCGCCTGGCCGTCGCCGCTTCGGTGACCGTCGCGGTACTGGCCGGTGTACGCCTGTACAACCAGGACGAAATCAGCGGAGCCCAGCTGGCTGCCCAGCAACCGGCACAGCAAGGTCTGAGCTTGCCACAAGCACAAGGCCCGGCCGTACTGGCAGGCTATAGTGAAAGTGCAGAACAGCCAGGCCCGATGGCCAACGGCGTGCTGCAAGGGCAAACCGGCTGGCACGACCAGCGTCTGCCTGGCTACCTGCGTCAGCATGCTCAGGAAGCAGCCCTCAAGGGTACCGAGAGCGCTTTGCCGTATGCACGTGCGGCCAGCCTGGAAAATCGCTAA
- a CDS encoding succinate dehydrogenase assembly factor 2 → MVEQIELNKLFWHSRRGMLELDVLLVPFSQDVYPTLSLEDRQLYWRLLGCEDQDMFGWFMERSESEDPELQRMVRIILDRVQPK, encoded by the coding sequence ATGGTCGAACAAATTGAACTCAACAAGCTCTTTTGGCACAGCCGCCGCGGCATGCTCGAGCTGGACGTGTTGCTGGTTCCTTTCAGCCAGGACGTTTATCCAACCCTGAGCCTGGAAGATCGGCAGCTCTACTGGCGCTTGCTCGGCTGCGAAGACCAGGACATGTTCGGCTGGTTCATGGAGCGCAGCGAATCCGAAGACCCGGAGCTGCAACGCATGGTTCGCATCATCCTGGACCGTGTCCAGCCCAAGTGA
- a CDS encoding response regulator, translated as MRVLLVEDHLQLAESVAQALKSTGLTVDVLHDGVAADLALASEEYAVAVLDVGLPRMDGFEVLARLRARGKTVPVLMLTARSDVKDRVHGLNLGADDYLAKPFELTELEARVKALLRRSVLGGERQQRCGPLVYDLDTRRFTLGEELLTLTSREQAVLEALIARPGRVMSKEQLAAQVFGLDEEASADAIEIYVHRLRKKLDGHAVVIVTFRGLGYLLEHKDA; from the coding sequence ATGCGTGTGCTGCTCGTCGAAGACCATCTGCAACTGGCCGAAAGCGTGGCCCAGGCCCTGAAAAGCACTGGCCTGACCGTGGATGTGCTGCATGATGGCGTGGCCGCCGACCTGGCCCTGGCCAGCGAGGAATATGCCGTGGCGGTGCTCGATGTCGGCCTGCCGCGCATGGACGGTTTCGAGGTGCTGGCGCGCCTGCGGGCCCGCGGCAAGACCGTGCCGGTGTTGATGCTGACCGCGCGCAGCGACGTCAAGGACCGGGTCCATGGCCTCAATCTGGGCGCCGACGATTATCTGGCCAAGCCCTTCGAACTGACCGAGCTGGAAGCGCGGGTCAAGGCCCTGCTGCGCCGTAGCGTGCTCGGTGGTGAACGCCAGCAGCGCTGCGGGCCGTTGGTCTATGACCTTGATACCCGGCGCTTCACCCTCGGCGAAGAGCTGCTGACCCTGACCTCCCGCGAACAGGCGGTGCTCGAAGCATTGATCGCCCGGCCCGGGCGGGTGATGAGCAAGGAGCAACTGGCCGCCCAGGTGTTCGGCCTGGATGAAGAAGCCAGTGCCGACGCTATCGAGATCTATGTGCACCGCCTGCGCAAGAAGCTCGATGGCCATGCCGTGGTCATCGTCACCTTCAGGGGGCTCGGCTACCTGCTCGAGCACAAAGATGCGTAA
- a CDS encoding protein YgfX, whose protein sequence is MSSPSERFECRWQGSRVLLAAYLASLLLALLALSLLQVPLWMRLTAIALCLLHGAWIVPRRILLTHPDAITALRRDAHGWQLFSRAQGWQAVQLKPDSLALPGWVVLRFRRAGRRFSEGQCIAFDALEPVQHRRLRLRLKFSRRRWVAAG, encoded by the coding sequence GTGTCCAGCCCAAGTGAGCGCTTCGAATGTCGCTGGCAGGGCTCCAGGGTCCTGCTGGCGGCCTACCTGGCCAGCTTGCTGCTGGCTTTGCTGGCCCTGAGCCTGCTGCAGGTTCCCCTGTGGATGCGCCTGACGGCCATTGCCTTGTGCCTGCTGCACGGCGCCTGGATCGTCCCCCGGCGCATTCTGCTGACCCATCCTGACGCCATTACCGCACTGCGCCGCGATGCTCACGGCTGGCAGTTGTTCAGCCGCGCCCAGGGCTGGCAGGCCGTGCAGCTCAAGCCCGATAGCCTGGCCTTGCCCGGCTGGGTGGTGCTGCGTTTTCGCAGGGCCGGGCGGCGTTTCAGTGAGGGGCAGTGCATCGCGTTCGACGCGCTGGAGCCGGTGCAACACCGGCGCCTGCGCTTGCGCCTGAAGTTCAGTCGGCGTAGGTGGGTGGCTGCAGGATAG
- a CDS encoding sensor histidine kinase has translation MRNSDSLRGRLLWNLAILLVVLMLASGLSAYWNGREAADTAYDRTLLASARTIAAGLSQRDGTLSADVPYVALDTFAYDSAGRIYYQVNDIHQRLISGYENLPAPPPNTPRTDDYPALARFYNARYLGQDVRVVSLLKAVSEPNMNGMAEIRVAETEEARVRMARSLMADTLLRLGMLALGALMLVWFAVSAALRPLERLRSAVEERQPDDLRALPVVQVQRELSPLVRALNHFTERLRGQFERQAQFIAEAAHELRTPLAALKARVELGLRSNEPQVWRETLESAAQGTDRLTHLANQLLSLARVENGARAIAEGGAQLLDLSQLARELGMAMAPLAHARGVALALEAEVPVWVRGEPTLLNELLSNLVDNALAHTPQGGNVILRVSEPGILEVEDDGPGIPENEREKVFERFYRRSAQGTGLGLAIVGEICRAHLAQISLHDGEGGGLKVRVSFSAD, from the coding sequence ATGCGTAACAGCGACAGCCTGCGCGGCCGGCTGCTGTGGAACCTGGCGATCCTGCTGGTGGTGCTGATGCTGGCCAGCGGCCTGAGCGCCTACTGGAACGGCCGCGAAGCCGCCGACACCGCCTACGACCGTACCTTGCTGGCCTCGGCGCGGACTATTGCCGCCGGCCTATCGCAGCGCGACGGCACCCTCAGCGCCGACGTGCCTTATGTGGCGCTGGACACCTTCGCCTACGACAGCGCCGGGCGTATCTACTACCAGGTCAATGACATTCACCAACGGCTGATCTCCGGCTACGAAAACCTCCCGGCACCGCCGCCCAACACCCCGCGCACTGACGATTATCCGGCCCTGGCACGCTTCTACAACGCCCGTTACCTGGGCCAGGACGTGCGCGTGGTCAGCCTGCTCAAGGCGGTCAGCGAGCCGAACATGAACGGCATGGCCGAAATTCGTGTGGCCGAAACCGAAGAGGCGCGGGTACGCATGGCCCGCAGCCTGATGGCCGATACCCTGCTGCGCTTGGGCATGCTCGCCCTGGGGGCGCTGATGCTGGTGTGGTTTGCCGTCAGCGCTGCCTTGCGCCCGCTGGAGCGCTTGCGCAGCGCTGTGGAAGAACGCCAGCCGGATGACCTGCGGGCCTTGCCGGTGGTGCAGGTGCAGCGTGAGCTGAGCCCGTTGGTGCGGGCCCTGAACCATTTCACCGAACGCCTGCGCGGCCAGTTCGAACGCCAGGCGCAGTTCATTGCCGAGGCCGCCCATGAGCTGCGCACGCCTCTGGCGGCGCTCAAGGCGCGGGTCGAGTTGGGGTTACGCTCGAACGAGCCGCAGGTCTGGCGCGAAACCCTGGAGTCTGCGGCGCAAGGCACTGACCGCCTGACGCACCTGGCCAACCAGTTGCTGTCGCTGGCGCGAGTCGAGAACGGCGCCCGGGCGATTGCCGAAGGCGGCGCGCAACTGCTCGACCTCAGCCAGCTGGCTCGTGAACTGGGCATGGCCATGGCGCCGCTGGCACACGCGCGCGGCGTTGCCCTGGCGCTGGAGGCCGAGGTGCCGGTGTGGGTGCGCGGCGAGCCGACGTTGCTCAATGAACTGCTGAGCAATCTGGTGGATAACGCCCTGGCCCATACGCCTCAGGGTGGCAACGTGATTCTGCGGGTCAGTGAACCGGGTATTCTCGAAGTCGAAGACGACGGCCCCGGCATTCCTGAAAACGAGCGGGAAAAGGTCTTCGAACGCTTCTACCGGCGCAGCGCCCAAGGCACTGGCCTGGGCCTGGCGATTGTCGGCGAGATCTGCCGCGCGCACCTGGCGCAGATCAGTTTGCATGATGGCGAGGGCGGCGGCTTGAAAGTGCGGGTCAGCTTCAGCGCCGACTAA
- a CDS encoding OprD family porin: MLSMQPQAYAPTRRLPSRQTAVASALALAGVAPLSQAAFFDDSKASFETRNMYFNRDFRDGTSAQQSKRDEWAQGFMLNFESGYTDGTVGFGLDALGMLGIKLDSSPDRTGTGLLPTHDDGRAADEYSKLGLTGKVKISATELKIGTLIPELPTLQPNDGRILPQTFEGGLLTSGEINNLTFTGGRLEKARDRDSTNNEDIALNNKNSRFLGTVAGNHFDMAGLDYTFTDKITGSYHWAQLDDVYRQHFVGMIASQPWGPGTFGADLRMAFSDDQGQARGGNIDNTALNGMLSYGLNGHKLSAGYQHLSGDTAFPYVDGADPYLVNFVQINDFAGADERSWQARYDYDFTKLGIPGLTFMTRYISGDNVSLADGGEGKEWERNTEFKYVVQSGALKNVAVRLRNATFRSNFARDADEVRLLVSYSLALW; the protein is encoded by the coding sequence ATGCTGTCCATGCAGCCGCAGGCGTACGCGCCTACCCGACGTCTACCTTCCCGCCAGACCGCAGTTGCCAGCGCCCTCGCCCTTGCCGGCGTCGCCCCGTTGAGCCAGGCCGCCTTCTTCGATGACAGCAAGGCGAGCTTCGAAACCCGCAACATGTACTTCAACCGCGACTTTCGCGATGGCACCAGCGCCCAGCAATCCAAGCGTGACGAGTGGGCCCAGGGTTTCATGCTCAACTTCGAGTCGGGCTATACCGACGGCACCGTAGGTTTCGGCCTGGATGCCCTGGGGATGCTCGGGATCAAGCTCGACTCCAGCCCCGACCGCACCGGCACCGGCCTGCTGCCCACCCACGACGATGGCCGCGCCGCCGACGAATATTCCAAGCTCGGCCTGACCGGCAAGGTGAAAATCTCCGCGACCGAACTGAAGATCGGTACCCTGATCCCGGAGCTGCCGACCCTGCAGCCCAACGACGGACGCATCCTGCCGCAGACCTTCGAGGGCGGCCTGCTGACCTCGGGCGAGATCAACAACCTGACCTTTACCGGTGGGCGCCTGGAAAAAGCCCGTGACCGCGACAGCACCAACAACGAGGATATCGCCCTCAACAACAAGAACAGCCGCTTTCTCGGCACCGTGGCCGGCAACCATTTCGACATGGCCGGCCTGGACTACACGTTCACCGACAAAATCACCGGTAGCTACCACTGGGCCCAGCTCGATGATGTCTACCGCCAGCACTTCGTCGGCATGATCGCCTCCCAGCCGTGGGGCCCGGGCACCTTCGGCGCCGACCTGCGCATGGCCTTCAGTGACGACCAGGGCCAGGCCCGCGGCGGCAACATCGACAACACCGCACTCAACGGCATGCTCAGCTACGGCCTCAACGGCCACAAGCTCAGCGCCGGCTACCAGCACCTGTCCGGCGATACTGCCTTCCCCTATGTCGATGGCGCCGACCCGTACCTGGTCAACTTCGTGCAGATCAACGACTTCGCCGGCGCCGATGAGCGTTCCTGGCAAGCCCGTTACGACTACGACTTCACCAAGCTTGGCATCCCCGGCCTGACCTTCATGACCCGCTACATCAGCGGCGATAATGTCAGCCTGGCCGATGGCGGCGAGGGCAAGGAGTGGGAACGCAACACCGAGTTCAAGTACGTGGTGCAAAGTGGCGCCCTGAAAAACGTCGCCGTGCGCCTGCGCAACGCCACCTTCCGTTCCAACTTCGCCCGCGATGCCGACGAAGTGCGACTGCTGGTGAGTTACAGCCTTGCGCTGTGGTAA
- a CDS encoding MucB/RseB C-terminal domain-containing protein, with amino-acid sequence MRALPLIPLLLSGWLTLPALAANSSAQASDWLKRLAQAEQQQSYQGTFVYERNGSFSTHDIWHRVQNGKVSERLLQLDGSAQEVVRVDGQTQCVSGALVPGVANTPESAARVLDPLKLMSWYDLGVAGKSRVADREAVIVTLTPRDQHRYAFELHLDRQTGLALKSLMLDDSGRLLERFQFTRLDTADAPSDEELKASGICKPVAQVTAQAAQPVTGWRSDWLPPGFELITSSVRKDPQSKNAVSSLMYDDGLARFSVFVEALDKGTAADIRTQLGPTVAVSRRLTTPQGEMMVTVVGEIPIGTAERIALSMRAQDAQAKK; translated from the coding sequence ATGCGCGCGCTACCTCTCATACCGCTGCTGCTTAGTGGCTGGTTGACGCTACCGGCCCTTGCCGCCAACTCCTCTGCGCAGGCAAGTGACTGGCTCAAGCGTCTGGCCCAGGCCGAGCAACAGCAGAGTTATCAGGGTACTTTCGTTTACGAGCGTAACGGTAGCTTCTCCACCCACGATATCTGGCATCGCGTCCAGAATGGCAAAGTCAGCGAGCGGCTATTGCAGCTCGATGGCTCGGCTCAGGAAGTCGTGCGTGTCGATGGGCAGACCCAGTGCGTAAGCGGGGCCTTGGTGCCGGGGGTGGCCAACACGCCGGAGTCTGCGGCGCGCGTGCTTGATCCTTTGAAACTGATGAGCTGGTACGACCTCGGGGTCGCCGGCAAATCCAGGGTGGCAGACCGTGAAGCGGTGATTGTCACCCTGACCCCGCGTGATCAACACCGTTATGCCTTCGAGTTGCACCTGGATCGCCAGACCGGGCTGGCGCTCAAGTCGTTGATGCTCGACGACAGTGGGCGTTTGCTGGAGCGCTTCCAGTTCACCCGTCTGGATACCGCCGATGCGCCATCCGACGAAGAGCTCAAGGCCAGTGGTATCTGCAAGCCGGTCGCCCAGGTAACTGCGCAGGCAGCCCAACCGGTCACTGGCTGGCGTTCAGACTGGTTGCCGCCTGGTTTCGAGCTGATCACCAGTTCCGTGCGCAAGGATCCGCAGAGCAAGAACGCGGTCAGCAGCCTGATGTATGACGATGGCCTGGCGCGCTTTTCAGTGTTCGTCGAAGCCCTCGATAAAGGCACTGCCGCCGATATTCGCACGCAACTGGGCCCGACCGTCGCCGTCTCGCGGCGCCTGACCACGCCCCAGGGCGAAATGATGGTCACGGTGGTGGGCGAGATCCCCATCGGTACCGCCGAGCGTATCGCGCTGTCCATGCGCGCCCAGGATGCCCAGGCAAAAAAATGA